GCTGTTTTTCCACAATCCTACCTCCCTCTGGGGTTTTGAAGTTGACGGCATGGCTGCCCGGGCCGTTGCCCCGCCCGTTGAAGGTCATGACGATGAGGCTGTACTCAGAGAAGGGCGTTAGTCCCGGTACCGTGGCGTGGTTCCGGTCCCCGGGGAGCATCAGCGTGTGCTTGTCTCCGTGGCTTTTCTTTGAGTCCACCAGACTGCGCAGACGCCACCAGCTTATCTACACCGGGAGAgcgacacacacagagccacagctAGCATCGGACCTTGGACATCATACATATGCATACGTGTGAGAGAAAGCTCAACTAGTTCCAGTGCTTTTCTTCTCGTGGTCTGTGCAGAAAAATATTGAGCCGGCACAGTAAAGGAGACAGAGGGGTGAGGGAGGCAAACGTTCAGAGCAAGGTCAGGGCCATTCCTTTTAAGCTGTGTCTAAAAGCAAAGGTCTGCTTTTGAAGTATTACCCTGTAGCCTCCCAGATGTCCATGTAGCTTGTCCTTGTGTACACGCGTCCAGCTAACCTTGACCACTGAGCTGTTCATCACCTCCACAGCTACATCATCGGGCGCAGCAGAGGGAACTGCAAAGGCAAACATACATtagaatctacagtgaactcAAAGTAAGCCCAGCCAGAACAGAGGGGCGAGGGGCGACTTGCAACAAGTTTGGAAACAACTCAAATTAAAGGAGTATACTCTGTACTCTGgtattttttaaacctgggccctgcttttacattttttgggtttgaaatgacaaaaaacattttggagttggtccagtagatcgtctcattgtgtgttacataaatatcaCATTACATTGGATCCAAAccgaccctttaaaacaccaaagtcacacagtagcaccaacacactgactgatggaggcagcaccaacagcagcagctcctgtgtcctgttctctaaaatccctgttttagtgaatgtagtctggtgtgtgtgctgtttgtggttaaaccaaaaggatcttccaggtctctctctgtagggatcctttccatgatgctgtcacacacttagaataacactctgagcctgtcagtggatcaaacaagctcttttagtggacctactgtgatcagggtTTGGACTGAGCTCCCACAAGGAGGCATCTGAGCTCCCaggaaatcaataaaatcatgcatCAGTGGTGGTCATTAATACAATACTGACAACAACTAATTTAATCACATAGAATGCATGTTTGCATTATTTGTGACTAATGCATTATTCTCTCAATGCTACAAGTATTGCTTACGCTAGAGATAAAGAGGCTTAAAGAAACTTCCAGAAGATCTAAGAAGGCCATATTGAAGCACTTCACACACCTTTCGTTAGGTGTAGTGTgcagctgggtgtgtgtgtgtgtgtgtgtgtgtgaaagtgttggaacacACTGGtgaagtctctctctcactcgtGGAAAACATCATCTCCCCTCCTAACATTAGTTATTTCAGAGACGCCCACAAAGCTCAGATTATAACTTGAACCCTGGCTGCAGTTGgcccaaaggatcacgttgcacccattgcagcccgtttggtggctgctggctgaggtgatctactggaccagttccaacacttttactacctaccagtcactcagacaccaggatgtggacagagaggacccagatttaaaaacacagcagttatCCTTTCAAGATACATCAGGaataaagaaatgacaaaaaatagcaGAAATATCACAACTAGCTACTTGTAGTTATCACCTATTCACAGGCACACCTATCAGGGGCTGACATCACAGGACTCTACCTACAGTCACAGAAGCAACATAAATGAGAAACTCAGTGAGCTGAAGGGAATAAACACTGCTGTAGTCACACCACATCTGAGCGAGGACACAACAAGAGAGAAGAGTCGTGACCTGAGGTGACTTCCTGAGGGCAAGTCCAGAAGGAAGCTaaacacaagaaacacagtGAACGGCTGCTCTCTTGAGAAGCTGTGAGAGCTACAGCAGACAACCTTGAAGCTGAGAGTCTAAAGTCTATTTCAACAAAATTACAGAACTtcttaattaatcatttcaccAAGTCCACATGAATACTGCAGCCGAAAATATCAGACTGACGCAGAGGGGGATAAAAGATGTTGATGAAACCACAtctttaataatgataaaaatcaaaataataacaagaggaagaagaggataAGAAGAAAAGGTAGATGGATGATAGCAGCAGCTAGTGCTACAGCTAGTTAGAGTCCTTCAGAGTAGGTTGAGACTGACTTATTGTTCTTGTAAATCTTGTACATATCTAAACAGCTCCATGATGTGAATTACTGCATGACATCGACGCCGAGCTACTTCTCACGCAGACTTTGGCTACTTTCCATTGAGGAGAGTTGGTGATGCTGATTGAGCAGAACGTGACTTTAGTTCATGTTTTCTGGACATGTGTGGCTGCTTGGCCACTTAATGCTCCACTGTGCTCCCTGACCAGCCACTATGGGGTTTATCAGAGcgctctgctgcctgctgtgacTGCTCACAGgtgggaaaaagaaaagaaaccaggTCTTTAATAATACTAAAGATAATAAAGGTGGCAAATGAGTTATTGCTCCCCAGAGCCACAGGAAACGTTGGATGACATTTCTTTGCGGGTCGTCACTTGGACACCCCCTATCCCATCACTCTCTGTGTAGTCATACTGCTCGTGTCAAAATATTAGCAGCAAAGATCTCCACTCACAGTCCTCTCCTGAGTAGCCCGTCACTATCCCGGGCTCGGGGCCCCAGCCCTGGTGGTTCCTGGCTTGGATCTTGATCTCATAGGGCACAAAGGTGGGAGTGTTCTTCACCACGAACGAGTGTCTCTTCACTGTGTGCTCCTTCCAGTCCTCCTCCACGTCCTGTCTCCTGTAACTCACCTTATACTCCAGGCCGGGACCATTGTGCTCGACTGGTAACAAGGGCTGAAtgtggaaggaggagaaagcaAGAATAAAAAGAGGGAACAACAGTGCAAATAGTTTCATAGAGACGTTCACAGTTGCGTAAGACGCTTCTTCTATTTCAGCACTCGATGTCACTGCCTCTGTGGGATTAAAATGACGAGCTGGCCCAGCGAACTGTGCAGGGTTTTATCCCGCTATCTAATAAGACAATGGAACAATTGACCTGGTCTAGCACTGTGGCTGTTCTTTGATACAGCGCTTGCTAAGACATCATAGATGAAAAGATTTATCTCCTCACAGAAGTCAGACCGTGAGAAATAGAATGAGATACCATTATCCACAAAAGCAAATCATTAACAGAGGGAAAGCTCATGAATCCAGGATTCAGGTGCCTGTGTTAGCGTGACAGGGCAAGCAGATAAGTGAAGGAGAGATTTATCTTTCTACAGTGAAGCTGAATATATACCTGTACAcgttaaaagaaaaatttccTTTTCATagctctcctttctctttctaatAAAAGAAAGGGGCGGCTTTCAATGGAAACTCATTCAGAATGATCCCAGAAAATGGCTTTTCTAAAGACCTGAACCACGGAGTGAAATAATCAAAAGTGGACCGTTTCTACTCCTTAAATTCCTGCTGATAAGGGCCTGTGAAAGACGGCTAAAACTTCATCTCCGTTCTCGTAGAGAGAGAATTTGTTTGACTGTAGCAGATGTGAAAAAGTCCCTATGCAAAGGTAGTCGACGTTACAGAGCTTGCAGTTAAAAGGATAATAAAAGACCAAACTATGTCTTACCTCCCAGTTGATATCCATTTCATGTGGCAAATGACCTTcgattttgatattttcaggGTTCTTGTCAGGAGCTGCAGAAAAGAGGGGATATAGATTTTGTCGGCATTGTTAGTGGAAGAAATCTCCAGTGAAATGGAGCAGATTTTCAACAAGAGCTGAATCAATTATGTAGCAGGTCTGAGTGTTTTATAGttcacagagcagcagcgtTGGCCTGGAGGACTTGATCAAAAGGTACAATAAACAATGGAAGGTGGACGCCTCGGACCTGCCGCGGGGGTTTTGTATCTCTCTGTGGGCCTGCTGGGAGGACCCAGCCCTATGGTGTTCACTCCAGACACGCGGAAGCGATAGTCAATGTGGCCGTGGAGTTTGAGGACGGCCGAGTTGTGGTTCCCAGGTACTCGGAGCAGCTCCTTCCAGTTCCCTGGCTCCCACTGGCTCTCCTCGTACTCAATAATAAACTCTGTTGACAGGCAGAAAGACAATCAGAGCGATCCCTCACTGCTCTGCCTCTCGCCAAAGGATTGCTTATCTAACCACCAGCTGTGCGGAAAACTCCTCAAACTCTGCTCTGGGCTTGTATATTCCTCAGGGAGACTAATCATAATTCATGCTTGGATGAATCAATAATAGATTCACATTGTACAAGATGGTATCAAACACATCTATTTACGTGCAGAGCGATGcccaaaaatgtgtgtgtgtgtgtgtgtgtgtgtgtgtgccatatTAACAGCGCTCACTGCTAGCAGCCCTGATTCAGTATGTACTGTAGTGTATGTGCtgccacctgcacacacagatgctccTTTTACCTGTGGTGGAGCTGTTGTGATCGTCCCCAGGGATCCATTTCAGTTTCACACTTTTGCTCTTGTGTTCATACAGCACCAAGTGCTCAGGAGCATCAGGGACGTCTGAAAACCAGCACAACAACATGGCTTTGGAAAGTCACAGACACATCAATCTCTGCAGCAAAAAAGGCCAAGGGAACAAATGTTCAATCAAATCATCCCGAGTGCCAGAGGATGTGGAACGAGCTGCATCGCTGCATAGGCTGCCACAGTTTCTCTCAGACTTGTGTGTCAAAAAATATCTCAAAAGGGCGAGTGTCAGACACAGCTCCGCACTAATAAAGCCATGACCTGCATGTTCATGCTCTGCTCCGACCATTGATCAgtttatgaatgtgtgtatgaatgtgggTCTCTGATCCTCTGGCCCCCCGAGCAGGAACACCGTCCGCATGTTAACTCACCTAACACCATGAGCAGTGCCGAGGCTGCGTCTTGGTCAACTGGAGTTCTGGCCACGCAGGTGTACACGCCCTGGTCCCTGTGGCTCACATTGACAATCTGCAGAATGCCGTCCTCAACAAAGTACCTGTGGACAGACGCACGGACACACGGCCTTGATTGACAgaactgaaaagtaaaatgattGTCCAGCTGGGATTCAGTCTGCAATGCAGTAGAAATACAATCAAAAGTTCGGTCCCCTACCTTGAGTTCTCAGTGTCGTTGAGGGCTATCTCCACATCATCTTTTTCCCACAGGACCTCAAAGTCGTTGCTGAAGGACTTGTCGTACGCTGCCAGGCATGAGAGCTGGGCCGTGGTACCTATTAAGATCTGCAGCTCCTCCGGGGGCACCACTATTCTGGTGGGATCTTCCGTGGACATAACTGTATTAGTTACATTTCAAGGACTGGAAGCCCCTGCAAACTGTTCTCCTGCTAAAACTGTGTACCTTTCACATTGAGCACGGCGTCGACGGCAGAAGTTCCCTCTGTGTTCTTAGCTAAACATGTGTACTGGCCCGAGTCTTCCTTCTCTACGCTGTAGATCTCCAGTGACCCATCGTCGTGAACGGTAAACCTCGGCCCTGCCACGGATTCAGAGGAGTCATCTCTGCTCCTGGAAAACACCCATTAAAGGACCGCTCCGTTAATTTAAACCTGGGCCTGTTGAGATCTACCTGTAAGATCCTCtctgtttaaccacaaacagtcattccaccgctctcttcaaagccaccagactccattgacaaaaacagtcatttaacctgctggtctactgctcgtcttctcagacagacagtttgtttgtgttacgCAAATATCGTGTCGGACCTGGAAGTTCTTTCCAGTCAAATTATAGATgtgaacaaagcagcagcagtttaaatGGACTGTGGCagcaaagaggaaataaaagttGCTGAATAGAACATGAGTGACAAGGTCACTGTGGTTTTAAAGACACAGCGGGTCACCGGTGAAGAAAGCCAGTGTGTCCAGAGGGACTCTGCACACCGAGCAGTTGAGGTCTGCTGCTCTCTACTGGCGTACGGGAGCAGGAACAGACTGCACACTTACCAGCTGATGGTAGAAGGAGGAGAGCTGAAGACCTTGCAGTGCATCATCACACCCTTCCTCTCCACAGCAGAGtactcctccccctccttgGTCAAAATCATGGGGGGCACATCTGTAACAACCATGCAGCAGAATCTCAACATGCTTCCAAAGCAGAGGGTGCTGTGATGCAGACGTTGTGTGTATAGCAGGGACCTGAGTGTGGCTGTATTTTCAGGACTTTTAGGAAATACTAGCAGCACTACGGCAGCACTGTATCCTTCCCTGTGCATAAATTGTAGGCTCCTTTGTGTCAAAAATTGAGTCAGCTGTCAGGTTGTCAGAAATGTgtcaatgtgaaaatgaaatcaaagaagaaaacaatggAATAATGAGTTAGTCGAGCGTGTGCACCTTATCAGTTGTAGCCAAAGCCTCCCGTTAAAATGGTCTGTCTCTCCTAATTGTTTACAAAGGCAGCAGCTGGGACTCGGCATTCAGAGACTGTCCAGCTTTATTAACTCCTGTGTCACCGAGAACAAACTCCCAGATTTGCACACGGCGTCGGAAAGCAACATTCTGGCTCTTGGCTTTTTTATCTGCACTTGTAAAGCAGCACATGTTTGTCTTTATGGCCCCGATATCAGTATGGAATTGAGGGGGAACTTGTTAGCATATAAATGGCAGGGAACTGGGCCTGTTGCTCCACAGGGAGAACCGCTAGCCTGAATGAAGGAATAGCGCTTGCACACAGCCCTCCTTCCCCAGGCCAACATCAGCCCCCGTCACACTGAGGAACTCTGACAGATCCTGCTTCCGACAAACGGTGACACTGAACTGATGAAAGCTGTGAACTGCTCATGATCATACTTACTCATAATCATGATGTTTGCGTTGGACAGAAGGGTTCCATGTCTGTTGGAGGCCTCGCACTGATAGACGGCACTGTCAGACGCTTTGGCGTTGTGGAGCACTATGGTATTAGAAAACAGCTTCCTGTTGGCTGCAGGCACCGCTAGAATAGACCAAAGACACATGAAGTGACCACAAACATCTCAGATCATCAGCATTCATGGCCCCACGCTGCATGCCCACTACAGACTACAGGTAGAGACTAAACTGTGACCCCGTCTTGTCTTTACTTTGCTGGCCACATTTTAGGTCACTTATGAAATGTATCTGAATGCATTCTAGGATTCACTGCTGCCCACTTCAGCCTCCCAGCAGTGCTCCAGACAGCTTCCACAGAACATTCAGACAGCTGCATTCATaccaaacatttttatattcatccAACACCTGAATAATTGTATATGTCGCATATTTGTGTAAtatattaacattaaatatcaGCAACTGAAGGAAAGCAACTACAAGTCTGAAGGAAACTTCACTGTGCAACACTGTCAGGCTGCCGGGCCGGTGAAAATATACAAGGGACCAGTAAAACTCTAACCTACTGGCCTAGTGGACCCCCGTGGGGCCCCTGTGGGCCCCCTGTGACCTCAGGACACAGACAGCTGCCGGCCTGTTACTACATTACAGTTCATTCAGGAGGGAGTCTGATTAtctatccccccccccccacagtctgaGCACAGAGAAGTGAAACTCTTTAACCTTGCTGCTGAGTTCGATAGTCCATATCAAATGTTTAAACGTTAGCTCTGCTCTGCCTCACTGTCACAGACTCACGATgaacatttaaagaaagatCAAACTGAGTCAAAGAGATGCTCCGTGCTTCCTCCTTCCCAACGCCTGAGTTACCCACAGAGCTACTGGAGCGCAGACAGCTCGCTCCGGTCACTCACTTCTGTCTACGCCCCCTCAGTGTCCCACTGGGGGGACTTATAGAATCCACCGACTTATAGAATCCACGGTTATATGCTGTATCAAGAAGGGAAAGTGAGGCAGCATCGCCCACATTAAGTCTCTTTAGACATTTGGcgtagagtgtgtgtgtgtgtgtgtgtgtgtgtgtgtgtgtgtgtgctgggactGACCCTGCAGAGGCATTCCATTCACCCTCCATGTTATGGTCGGCTGGGGGGTCCCGCTGGCAGAACACATGATGTGCACGTCTGAGCCGATCATGCTGAGCTGACTCTCAGGGTGAGACAGCCACTCTGGAGGCtctggggggggtgggggggttattACCATCAtaagagagacagtgagacagcatCACAGGAGCAGCTTTGTTTCATGTGCATTTACTGGTCTGATCAtgacagtgaggaagaggaggagcttCAGCTGTCTATCATGTCAGAAGAGTAACACCTtcacagcatcatcatcatcatcatcatcatcatcatcagtaggTGTGTGATTCTCTTCAAATGAAATCTTCTTCAAATTCAACAGTTATAAACACTATTTTCAGATGTCTATGAGCTGTTAGAGACTCTTTGCCTCTCAGACACTTTCATTTAAACAACAGTTTGAGTCCTGAAAAGGTTAAATCAGTAGTTACATTAATTacatgaaagtgaaaaacaaagatagtaataaagatgagaggagagtgtaaaaatataaatgttttttcttctttcctgccCCTCAGATTTACCTTGTGGGTCAGAGCCTCAGATAACAGATAATACTAACAGACTTCAGATCAGCTGCACCTCCACTACCACACACAACATCCACATTAACTGATAACCCCTCTGTGCTCTCTCTAACGTCTTCGATGTCTTTTACCGTGACAGCTTCATATCTCAGCGCTTCTGTCGCTGCTGAGCTTAatgatgttaatgttttattggaGCTTCAGGATCAGCCTGTTCGACGTGATGACACCACTGGGACTGTTACCTTCCACTGTCACGCTGAAGTAGTGGACAGCTTCTCCAAGTGCATTCTTGGCCTTGCACATGTACTTCCCACCATCTTCCTGTTCAACTCTTGGCACAATCAGCAGTTTCCCATGATTCTCCAGTTTGGCTTTAATGGGAAGTTGATGAGCCATCTTCACCCACTCAACCTGCGGGGTGGGACTAACAGAAAGGGGACAAAGAGTCTGACGCTATCTACATAGAAATATGTGCTTTTTCACATGAGACAGGTCTAAAACATCAGCTTTAAAAACTGTGTGGTCTGTTTTTggataaaacaaatgtgtcagaACGGCCGTATCACTTACAATCCCTCAGCAATACACTCCAGCTTCATGTCCTCTCCTTTGACCAGCTGCTTCTCTGATCGGTCACCAGGGGGCGTCAGAAGAGACGGTCTTCTGTCCAGGATTGCATTGgctgaggaaaaacagcagaggacTAGAGGCTCCACGTACACACTTCACATATCTATGTTCACAGCCCTGCCATGGAGCACAGCACCAGGGTGTGTGACTCTGCAAGCTTCAAACTTACCCGTGTCAGGATTCGTGCCACTTTTGTCTGAGATGGAGGTGGAtgacaaatcaaaaaaaaacaatgaacacGATGAGATCATGGAAACATCATGACAAACATCACCAAGATTAAAATCACAACATAAGATCGAGAAGGTGCACAGAAACAAGACAGCGTGACACTCGGATGGCTTCTGAAGTGCAGCTATGAAGATGGATATCAGGGGATGATAAAGTGCtctgaaatcaaatcaaatcacgGTTTGCATCTTGTTGGTTTGGGGGGAACCGGCTCTGGAGTGAAGAGACAGAAGCTGCAGCGACACCTACTTGTCTTGACGACGACAGACATGGCGGTCTTCTGAACGATGGTTCGTATTCTGGGGAAGGCGGCGAAGCAGCAGTAGTCTCTCCTGCTGTCCTTCTCCACCGCGTGAGAGAAGTAAAGGTCTCCGTTCAGGCCCATGGACACCCTCTCATCCTGCTCTATGTGCTGCAGACCtgagcacagacagaggacGAGCTCATGTACGTCTCATTCGGTGTTTCTGCTCAGTTCTCAACCGCTAGAACTGACGGCTCTGTTCACATTAAGATTTCACATCAAAATAGTTTGATGTGAATGAAAGGCATTTTCCTACATTAAGCCAGCGGCTCCTGGGGTGTGTAATTGTTCTGATAATAATATCACTAATGGTCTGTTTTGACAGATTTCAGCCTATTTAGCAGCCAGCATATTTAGTACCAGTGGGAACACTGGGATCTCCAACTGAAGTCAAAACACAGTTCTGTGGGACTGAACAACATTTGTCTGTACAGCACGAGTGTGTGACGACTGATCCACCTTTACATGAGTGAGCTCTGACAAAATATCTCGATACAGCTTATCTTGAGTGAGAATAAAAGCTGTACCATTAAGAAGGTCTATACTTGTACTCTGGTAATTAacaatacatacaaaatatgacaaaatgcATCTCTATAAATATGAGGCAGCACTTACTAATGGTCATCCAGTAGATCTGCAGGGGCGGTATTCCTTTCGGGGGGTtgcatttcaaagtaaaaggcTGGCCTTCCTCCACCATGACAGGATCAAGAGTCTCTTTAGGAAACTTTGGAACGTCTATAAAGAGTCAGAGGCTACAGTGAGTGAAGTTAGACATGAATGAAGCACATGCAGGATGCAGCGCTCCTTCtgtccagcaggtggcagtaaCATCATTCATGACTGTTCTCTCAGCTCTGCATCACTCAGCAGATTGAATtgtgtaggattttttttttcagtccttggcctgcagaaagaaaacagacatcACTCCCACTATTGTGCGCCACTTGTCACCACTGCTGAGTGCTTGAAGGCCGGCCAAATTCAGTCAAAGTcccatttggagtggattttCTTTGAGAATTTATTTACTGTGCTTgggaacaaagtgaaaaatgtagcAAAGGAAATGATGAAGAGGTAAGATCACATTCGATGCTTTCTCCAATACGGAGCTGTAGATGAGATGCTGCGAGGGGCGGGGCGCTCAGGAGCCTCAATGACTTTCTGCCACGTCCAATACAATGACAAGCTCACAATGGAGAGGTGCAGTCATTACACAGGACTGCTGGCCCTGAATCACTCTGAGAGCGCTGTAACAGtgcaccccacacacacacacacacacacacacacacacacacacactcacagatgtaTGTTACTCACGGGGCACAATGAACTCAATCTCCTTCGATATGGCGGTCCCCAGTTTGTTTGAGGCGTAACAGCGATAGGTTCCCTGGTACTCTGTAAGGTTCCCATTATTGGGTATTACAAAGGTCCCAGAATTCTCCTCTTTCATCAGCCGGGGGTCTAGAAAGGGGTCGAATTCCTGGCCATTCTTTGTCCATCTGAATCTACATAAAGAAAGCCAGTAGTGAAATCAGTCAGGTCCTTCAGCTCAAACTGAAGCATGCTCATTTTTCAAGTTTCTAAACCAAAGCGCCCAAACCCAACGTGTTGATGGCaaaatgttgttgttg
This region of Pempheris klunzingeri isolate RE-2024b chromosome 2, fPemKlu1.hap1, whole genome shotgun sequence genomic DNA includes:
- the chl1b gene encoding neural cell adhesion molecule L1-like protein, coding for MRLQRSPGLVAVLVTCVCAFRMTTAIDIPLEVEQLPTITAQSHSSLIAFPFDESFPMTCEAKGNPEPEFRWTKNGQEFDPFLDPRLMKEENSGTFVIPNNGNLTEYQGTYRCYASNKLGTAISKEIEFIVPHVPKFPKETLDPVMVEEGQPFTLKCNPPKGIPPLQIYWMTISLQHIEQDERVSMGLNGDLYFSHAVEKDSRRDYCCFAAFPRIRTIVQKTAMSVVVKTNKSGTNPDTANAILDRRPSLLTPPGDRSEKQLVKGEDMKLECIAEGFPTPQVEWVKMAHQLPIKAKLENHGKLLIVPRVEQEDGGKYMCKAKNALGEAVHYFSVTVEEPPEWLSHPESQLSMIGSDVHIMCSASGTPQPTITWRVNGMPLQAVPAANRKLFSNTIVLHNAKASDSAVYQCEASNRHGTLLSNANIMIMNVPPMILTKEGEEYSAVERKGVMMHCKVFSSPPSTISWSRDDSSESVAGPRFTVHDDGSLEIYSVEKEDSGQYTCLAKNTEGTSAVDAVLNVKDPTRIVVPPEELQILIGTTAQLSCLAAYDKSFSNDFEVLWEKDDVEIALNDTENSRYFVEDGILQIVNVSHRDQGVYTCVARTPVDQDAASALLMVLDVPDAPEHLVLYEHKSKSVKLKWIPGDDHNSSTTEFIIEYEESQWEPGNWKELLRVPGNHNSAVLKLHGHIDYRFRVSGVNTIGLGPPSRPTERYKTPAAAPDKNPENIKIEGHLPHEMDINWEPLLPVEHNGPGLEYKVSYRRQDVEEDWKEHTVKRHSFVVKNTPTFVPYEIKIQARNHQGWGPEPGIVTGYSGEDFPSAAPDDVAVEVMNSSVVKVSWTRVHKDKLHGHLGGYRISWWRLRSLVDSKKSHGDKHTLMLPGDRNHATVPGLTPFSEYSLIVMTFNGRGNGPGSHAVNFKTPEGVPEKNPVFRVTDVQRHTASLVWAPPLEPNGILTGYLLKYQLINDTEDVGPLQTVDISNPDTTKWILRDLEPVSRYKLYLRSCTTVGCGPDVSEECTTTLETSLASIHGGISTQGWFIGLMCAIALLTLIVLIACFVNRNKGGKYSVKEKEDLHPDVESQGMNDDTFCEYSDNDEKPLKGSQHSLSREIKAGDSGDSLVDYGDEDAQFNEDGSFIGEYAGRKEKRASAEIKANIQTPA